DNA from Flavobacteriales bacterium:
GCCATTGACCCTGCGCATCGTGGAGGATGATGAGCGCATCCGCGAGATGCTCGCCGCGGTGTTCCTGGCCACGCCCGGGATGCGGCTGGCGGGCACGCACGACTGCGTGGAGGATGCCGAGACCGTGGCCGATGACGACGCACCCGCCGTGGTGCTGATGGATGTGAACCTGCCCGGCGCGGATGGCATCGAGGGCGTGCGGCGGCTCAGCGCGCGGTGGCCCGCCACGCAGTTCATGATGTACACGGTGAACGATACCGATGACAAGGTCTTCGAGGCCCTCAAGGCCGGCGCCAACGGCTACCTGCTCAAGAACGCATCGCCAGATGAGATCGTGCAGGGCGTGCGCGAGGTGGCCCAAGGCGGCTCGCCCATGAGCATGAGCGTGGCCCGGCGCGTGGTGCGGCACTTCAGGCCCGTGCCCGCCGCGCGCCACCCGCTGAGCGTGGAGCTGGGTGAGC
Protein-coding regions in this window:
- a CDS encoding response regulator transcription factor, encoding MNQPLTLRIVEDDERIREMLAAVFLATPGMRLAGTHDCVEDAETVADDDAPAVVLMDVNLPGADGIEGVRRLSARWPATQFMMYTVNDTDDKVFEALKAGANGYLLKNASPDEIVQGVREVAQGGSPMSMSVARRVVRHFRPVPAARHPLSVELGEREFAVLEQLAQGLLYKEIAQRLGITEGAVKQHIHRIYGKLHVSNRTEAVNRYYER